In Macaca thibetana thibetana isolate TM-01 chromosome 12, ASM2454274v1, whole genome shotgun sequence, the genomic window GTGGGACTCTTCCTGCTGCAGGGAAGGCATTCCCTTGACCTTGTGGCCTGACTCCTCAGCTCTTTCTCCTCCCTGCTAGCACTGCACCTGGAAAACAGGTGGAACTCACAGAGAGCCTGGGATTCAGAACATCTGTCTCCCCCTCCGGGGGGCCGAGGGGCCCTGCACTCACTCTCTCCTCCCTAGCAAGGCCAGAGAGCAGCCGTGGTCGCAGGCTGCCACATGCCTTTCTGACACGCCACTGCTGTTATTTGAAGGAACCAGAAAGTCCTGTCTCAGGCTGTCCCTTTGGCACAgcctccccgcccccagcccctgtACTACCCACCCCTGCTTCTCAGGCTTCCTGACTCAGCCTGCCACTGGCCCTCGGGTCCCTGGATCCCTTCCCCCTTGGGGCCTGGCAGCTCTGGCGCTGGGGCTAGCTTGTTTTCCTCCACTTCTCCCCCTGGCTCTCCACTTCGAGCCTTGGCTCCAACCCAGCTCTGGCTTCCAGGCCTGGCATGCCCGTGGCAGCTGTGGCAGGGGCAGAGCTGACCCTTTCAGAGGGTCCCAGCTGGACCTGTGAGTTGCCAGGAGGCTGTGCCTGGGCCATCTGGCTTCTTCGCTGGTTCTGCCATCAAGCCACCAACACTGGAAGGTTTTCTTAAATGAGAACAGGGAGTTCCCAGGCTCCCTGGTTCCCTGTCTCCTCAGTGAATCCTTCCTCCTGCTTTCCTGTGGCTGGGGAGCCGCACAGTGAGAGGCCCGTAGACAAAAAGCAGGCGCAGAGGCAGGAGGGACAGGAGCCCAGCTGGTGGGGAGGCGGCCTGTGGACAGCAAATGACACACTGCCCTCTAAGGAGAAAATAGGAGGTGTTCCTCTCCACAGAGGCAACCTGGATAAGGCTGGAAGTGGAGCCACGAGGCTGAGTGAGCTGGGCCTGGGTATTCATGAttgcttttctcctcttccatTACAGGTCCCAGCAGCTGGGGTTCCCCTTCAGCCTGTGAGTGGCCATGTCCAACCCCAGCGCCCCACCACCATATGAGGACCGCAACCCCCTATACCCAGGCCCTCCGCCCCCTGGGGGCTATGGGCAGCCATCCGTCCTGCCGGGAGGGTATCCTGCCTACCCTGGCTACCCGCAGCCTGGCTACGGTCACCCTGCTGGCTACCCACAGCCCATGCCCCCCATCCACCCGATGCCCATGAACTACGGTGAGTCCTGGAAGGGCAGAtggagggtgggtgggagggacaGCACTTGGAGCAGATGAGGCCACCACCTCCTGTCCCCTTTCTCTTTTGGTTCCCTTTAAATCCCTTTTCTCATCTTCTCTGTTGAGctctctccctctgtttcttGTCTTTGTGACCCTCCACTTTTTCTCTCAGCAACTGGCCCCCAGCCACCTGCTGGCCCCTTTGTTCAAGGAGACCCACGAGGCATGTCCCAGAACAAGTATACAGCACAGGAGAATGGGGCTGGGTCAAGTAATGACTCCTGAGGGGTTACCTCAGGGCACCGGCTCTGTTTCCCAACAAACTGCTGCCACCTCCCAAACCTGATGCCTGCCTTAGGAGCTCCTTTGAGAACCTGAACCACTTTCCTCATCCTTTAAAGTGAAATCTGACTTTTGCAAAAGACATTTGGAGCCAAGTTTGGTAAATATCATGGCAGGGACATGCTGTGTTCAGTCAGAAATGaggtggggctgggcgtggtggctcacgcctgtaatcccagcactttgggaggctgaggtgagcggatcacctgaggtcaggagtttgagaccagccaggccagcatgacaaaaccccatctctactaaaaatacaaaaacttagctgagtgtggtggcgtgcacctgtaatcccagctactttagctgagtgtggtggcgtgcacctgtaatcccagctactttagctgagtgtggtggcgtgcacctgtaatcccagctactttagctgagtgtggtggcgtgcacctgtaatcccagctactttagctgagtgtggtggcgtgcacctgtaatcccagctactttagctgagtgtggtggcgtgcacctgtaatcccagctacttgggaggctaaggcagcagaatcgcttgaacccaggaggtagaggttgcggtgagccaggatcgcaccactgcacttcagtctgagcaacagagcgagactctgtctcaaaaaaaaaaaaaaaaaaaaaaaaaaaagaggccgggtgcagtagctcacgcctgtaatctcaacactttgggaggctgaggtgggcggatcacgagttcaagaccagcctggccaacatggtgaaaccctgtctctaccaaaaatacaaaaaattagccgggtgtggtggcacatgcctgtaatcccagctactcgggaggctgagacataagaatcacttgaacccgggaggcagaggttgcagtgagccgagatcatgccattgtactccagtttgggcaacaagaccgaaactccgtctcaaaaaagaggcATTCAGGCATCCAGGGAATGTTTGCAGCCCTGCAGCGTCTCTAAACCCCAGAGGGCTGTCAGCCAGCTCTCACCTGGACATGTGCGCTTGTGCGGATCTGCGCATGGGTCTTGCACAGTCACGCACACCCTCTGCACACCTGCCTCTGTGAGGCTGATGCAGATCCCCATCTTCAGCTCCATCCCTGCTGCTTCACAAACTGCACTCTGCCGCCTTCTTTTTCTCCGACCCTCTGTCCATGTCCCCTGTTCTGCCCTGGCTGGCTGCCCCAGTGGATGCCCGCACATGCTCCTGCCTGGCTTCCTCACTACATTATGACCCCGCAGTGAACCCCTAGTGGTGTGGGCTGGGCACACAGAAACCCTCCACAGATGCATGCGAGGAACATTTCCCACCTAAACCCCCTTGTGACAGGCCAGCTCTGGGTCACTCTGAGGGTGTCTAGAGGACCCCAGCTTGGGAGAAGAGTTCCTGTTATAACACTTGTCTTTTGGCTGGAGATACCTGAGACTTTGAGAGTGTCAGGGAGGCTTTGGGATTGAGGCCACATATCTCAGGTCCCTAGCTGGTCAAGTGTCATCTGTCCCTAGGCCCAGGCCATGGCTATGATGGGGAGGAGAGAGCGGTGAGTGATAGCTTCGGGCCTGGAGAGTGGGACGACCGGAAAGTGCGACACACTTTTATCCGAAAGGTAAGATACGCACTGGGAGGTGGGTGTACCTGGGGCCCTTCAGGCTGTGGGAATGGGGAGTGGGTAGGCCACAGTAGCTCCATGGCACCAATTCCATGAAATACGCTGGCTGCCTGTCTTCTCTAGCCTTGTCTGcttctcagaggggcacctggcttcTCTAACCCCAAGGTTCCCCCTGTTTTTGCACCTCTCTTCTTGACCATGTTTTGGGAGGACACATTCAGTCTGGGAGAATCTCCTAGGTGGGCTCTGCCACAGTGCCCACCTTCCCCAGACATCTTTCTCCCCTTAGACTATAGGCAGCTTGGAGCCAGAAATGATCCTACTCGCTTGTAACCCACCCTTTCTATCTCATAGCTGCACAGAATGTGCAGACTGAGCTGCTGGGTGTGCAGAGGCTGTACTGGTAGAGCATGGTGGCCAGGCAGGGCAAGTCAGTAGTCACCGAGGCTGGTGTTGGACAGGAGGCGACATGGCAGAGAGCATGGGAGGGGGGCTGAGGACACATAGCCTCTGAGCCAGGCATCTCACTGGGGTCGCCTCTGGGCCAGGCTGCAGCTAGGAAGGGTTCTTGAGTGGGAGGAAAGGATTGGGGGCTGGCAGCTTCCTGGGGGAGGCCAGGGGTGCCAGATGGTGACCCATGCCCGGCCGTCTGTATCCAGGTTTACTCCATCATCTCCGTGCAGCTGCTCATCACCGTGGCCATCATCGCTATCTTCACCTTTGTGTAAGTCTCTAGGCCTTGCCACCCACTCCTGCCGCCCTGGGGGTTCAGGGTCACCTGCTGGGAGTGTGGGTGGCCGTGGGCCCTGCTCTCAGGGTGACCATGGGCAATTAGAGAAGGTGGAGCCAGGGCTGCCTGGCAGGCCTGGGTGGGGCAGACAAGCCTCAGGGTGACTCCTCCTGTCCTCCCCTGCCCCACAGGGAACCTGTCAGCGCCTTTGTGAGGAGAAATGTGGCTGTCTACTACGTGTCCTAGTGAGTGTGTGCTCCTCTGTGGTcgggcagggaggcaggggttgcaggcTTCTGTTTCTAGGTGACCAGCTTTGCTCAGGGCAGGATCAAAATACTTTTTGGGAGGGCCCCCAAGTTGGTGCCAGTTTCCCATGCCAGAGGGTGTGGGTGTGCGTGCCCAGATGAGTAACAGACCGCCAGAAGTCAAGAGAGCAAGAGTGGGACCTGCTGGTGGTGGCATGCACGCTGTGCTGCAGCCCCCATGTCCTCTCAGCCCGTCAACTGCAGCCTCCCCAGACCTCCTTCCTGGCCAGAGGAAGCATCTCAGTGACCCTGGCTGGGGGTAATCTTGTTCTTGCTTCCTGTTGTGTTGCTTTCCCTCAGACTTCCAAACAGCTGTTTGGGCCCCGACTCACTGGCCTGGTGTGTGCTGCCAGATGGGGCAGGTTTGGGCCTGAACTGCTTCCCCATCTCTTTCTCCCCAGTGCTGTCTTCGTTGTCACCTACCTGATCCTTGCCTGCTGCCAGGGACCCAGGTGAGTCCCAGAGACTTAAGACAGTGAGAGGGGTGACAGGGGTTGGGATGGGGACCGagtattttggaaagaaaaaggattccTTTATAGCAGCTGAATGGAAACTTACAAGAAATGAGGAGGAGGATGATGGCAGCTACTGTTCAGGTGTATACAAAGGACCATGTGTGTGCAGGAGCTAACTAGCTGTCACTCTAATAGCAACCCTGCAAGACAGGTAGCATTTTAACCAGTTAACAAATAGGAAGAAcctgaggctcaaagaggctGAGTAACTTTCTCCGCGTCACACAGGCAGTCAGTAAGAGCCTGAGCTGCAAACCAGTCCAGGCGTTTCTGGCACCACAGCACAGGTCTGTCCCACTGGCCTATATTGTCCCTGTGTAGAACACCTGAACAGGTGCCAAAGGCCATGCCAGCCTCCCTCCTTGGAGTCACGGCTTAATCCTTCAGGCACGGGAGCCAAGCACTTCCTTCTGCTGCAGGAACCTCTGACACCTGAGGGGCCCCGAGTCATTTAATCAGGGCTTCTGTTTCCCTTCAGACGCCGTTTCCCATGGAACATCATCTTGCTGACCCTTTTTGTAAGTCTAGAAGGGTGGCGGGAGGGTGTGGAGATGCTGTGAGGGAGGCTGGTCCCAGGGAAGGGATGGGGACACACTGCAGAATGATGTCCTGGCTGTGTCCCCCACCTTATCTGGGCCGCCTGTTCTGATCTCCTCTGTGGCTGCCTCTTTCCAACTTGGTGGCGTTCCCCAGCTCTGGCAGAGGCCACCATGGCCACTCCCCCAGcaccctgcctgccttcctttttaagcatttcattcttgtttctctccttccctcagaCTTTTGCCATGGGCTTCATGACAGGTACCATTTCCAGGTACATTCAGGGGTAAAGCACCACTCCTGGGAAGTGtgtattgtggggagtggggtgtTCCTGGGCCGGCAGCCAGATGCATGGGTGGATTCTGGGCAGGTGCCCTCTGGAGGTGGTGATTTTGAAGTCATTCATATGTGGCTTAATGCCTGTTGTCTCTAACTCCTACTTCTCCCCAGTATGTACCAAACCAAAGCCGTCATCATTGCAATGATCATCACTGCGGTGGTATCCATTTCAGTCACGATCTTCTGCTTTCAGACCAAGGTGAGGGCATGGAGGGCCCTTCCCTGGCCCCCCCGACTCCCCTTTCTTATCAGGCCTGGCCCTTGAGCAGGCCTGGGCAGGCCTGGCCCCCTGTACACCAGGGATGTTCCCTAGAGACCTGATCCCCTTCTCCTCATCTGCACCTACAAAACTGTGTCCTGTTTCTGTCCTTAGAATGTTGTGGGCACTCCCATGTCCCCTAGGAGGCAGCACTGGGACTCCCTGGCAGGACCAGTCTGGCTGGACTGGTTGTCACAGCGGTCTGACAGGtgcctccttctcccttcctggcAGGTGGACTTCACCTCGTGCACAGGCCTCTTCTGTGTCCTGGGAATTGTGCTTATGGTGACTGGGATTGTCACTAGCATTGTGCTGTACTTCAAATACGTGAGTGTCCCAGGAGAGCCGGGGTCAGTGAACCCAGTGTTCAGAGCAGACTTTCTATATAGTATGGTCTCGCAGGCCCCAAAAGCCCCCGGGGCGGGCTCTGACCTCCAAAACCTCTAGACTGGCTAGCAAAGGCACCAACGTGGAGGCAGCATCCTTGTGGGTGAGGGTAGACTCTATGTGGAGATGGGCGGCCTTGGAGCCAGAGCACCTGAAGCTCTGGGCTGCATCATTGCACTCCTAGGGGAAGGGGTGGATTCATTCTGCCTGGCAGCTGAGAATCAGGTTCTAGGAGGCAGACTGGGAGAGGAACCCAGAGGACTGAGATGGTGGGCCTGGGTGGAAGGGACCTTGGGGGTCTTTGGAtccaattatttcctttattccgTTCAGCAGGGGGAGAACAGTGCCGAAGGGGAAGGATGGGGACACAAGGGCTGCCTGCCCATGGGCCAGCTTTGCCCTTCTGTGGATGGCCACCTGTGGGCATGTCATGTGGGCTGTCCTGTGGGTGCTCCCAGATTCTGATACTTACCAGAGGGGTTGGGGAGCCTCCCTTCTTCCTTAGTCTACCCCTCCCAGGCTGGGCTGTAGGAACTGGTCTATTGAATTCTGTCCATGACTGGGGGGGCGGTGCTGGATCTGCCCCCTTTAGAACTGTAATTCAACTGCCTTTTTTCTAGAAGTATAGTAGACACTTGTGTACCTTGACTGGCTTTGGAGATTGGTTTTATACAGCCATGGCAGGATGGCCTCTGCTTTCTCTGCTGGATATAGCACCAGTCTTAATTTCCTCCAGGATCTGGAAAGGCAGTAGCCTTTCATGGAGAGCTAGTTTCCCTAGTTCTACCCACTGTCACGCCACTATCCTGGGGGAAGCTGAGGCCTGTGGGCCTGTGCTTTGCTGAGGTTTTTAATGCCATTCCCTGTCCCCTTCTTCCTCAGGTTTACTGGCTTCACATGCTCTATGCTGCTCTGGGGGCCATTTGTTTCACCCTGGTGAGTAAGTCCCAGCCCCACTCTAGGAAGGGGAGCTGAAGGGATGAGGGGAGGAACCTAGGGAAGGGGGCATGAATTTAGactgcctgggaggcagggaatgGGGCCATAGCTGGCCATTCCTCCCACTACTGTCCAGAGGTTCCATTGATTTTTGTGGGCACTCTCGCCATCTTTTGTTGACGCTGCCTGCTATTAGAACACTAGTCAGCCATATCATTGAGAACGGAGTGTCTGCCTCCTTCGCTAGACTATGAGCGGCTACAGCATAGAGCCCATATGTTATGCTGTGCATTAATGTGGCCCTAAGCACTGTGTGGCGCATAGGCCC contains:
- the TMBIM1 gene encoding protein lifeguard 3; the protein is MSNPSAPPPYEDRNPLYPGPPPPGGYGQPSVLPGGYPAYPGYPQPGYGHPAGYPQPMPPIHPMPMNYGPGHGYDGEERAVSDSFGPGEWDDRKVRHTFIRKVYSIISVQLLITVAIIAIFTFVEPVSAFVRRNVAVYYVSYAVFVVTYLILACCQGPRRRFPWNIILLTLFTFAMGFMTGTISSMYQTKAVIIAMIITAVVSISVTIFCFQTKVDFTSCTGLFCVLGIVLMVTGIVTSIVLYFKYVYWLHMLYAALGAICFTLFLAYDTQLVLGNRKHTISPEDYITGALQIYTDIVYIFTFVLQLMGDRN